The genomic stretch GATATTTAAGTTCTCTTTTATAACTCCAGCCGGTACGATTGCTGTCCTGCTTCAAGAGCTTTTTAAAATAGTAATAAATAAATGGTATATCAGCAAACAAAAGGAAGCTTGCAGGTATCAGTGTCGCTACAAAACTTTCCGGAACCGCTGCTACATTGGCTGCCTGCCATAATTGCTTAATGGAAACTGTCTGATTATAATAGTTGTAATACATCGTGTCAGCAAACATTAACAGGCTTAACAAGCTGTAAACCACCAGGAATATTATATTCTTTCTCTTAAGCCTGCTTCGTATAAAGCTTAGGAAAATCAACCCTAAGGCCATTACACTGACCAGTATAAAGGTAATATCAGATATATCCACGTTTATAAGCTGGTAATAAACTACCAATTTGATTGCAAAGAATAATAAAATCATATAGGGAGACTTGATGATCTCCTTCATTTTTTCCACTTACATCCTCTCCTTAACAACAACTTTACATATAATTTAACTCATTTAACTCTAATTTATAATAGCTCATTGCCAAATTTTTATCAAGGAGTGAATTCTTAAGTTTATCTTAACGATTTCAAAAATTTTACTCCTTCTGTTGAATGCTCTCCAAAGGTACCGGTATATTTTCCGCATGCTCCGGTCTTGCATCCCCTCTTTTCACAGGTGCCAGATAACCGGCTGCATTTACTAATACCCTTTGAATATCCTTATTATAGTAGGTAGGATATTCTTCGTGACCCGGACGGAAATAGAAAATCTTACCTCTTCCTCTGTTAAAGCAGCAGCCGCTTCTGCATACTTCCCCGCCTTCAAACCAGCTGATAAAAATCAATTCATCGGGGTTTGGTATCTCAAACTGTTCCCCATACATTTCTTCTTTGGGAAGCTCGATATATTCTCCAATACCTTCTGTAATAGGATGCCCTGGTTCCACTACCCATAATCGTTCTTTCTCATCAGCAACTCTCCATTTTAAATTACAGGAGGTTCCCATTAAACGTCTGAAAATTTTGGAATGATGGCCTGAATGCAATACCACAAGTCCCATACCATTTAAGACTCTGTTCTGTACCTTTTCAACGATTTCATCACTTACTTCATTGTGTGCCATATGTCCCCACCAGAACAGAACATCTGTACTTTCAAGAACCTCATCTGTCAGTCCATGGAATTCTTCATCCAGAGTTGCCGTGCGAACTTCAAAGTTCTCTCCTGTAAAGCAGTCAGCTAAAACCTTATGAATTCCTTCCGGATAGATCTCCTTGATTTTTCCTTCCATTTTCTCATGACGGTATTCATTCCATATTGTTACACGTATCTTATTACTCATGTTTACACCCATTGTATACCCCAGGCAAGCCTGTGATTCTGCCACTCGTTATAATATGCGAAAGAACTTGCTGTGGCAGCCTTTCTTTTTATTTTCTCTCACACCTAGTCTTTAGAGTTAACATTACTATGTTTCATAATTTTATGTTTATTAATTCTATGTTTTCTAAATTTATCTTTTCTAATTTTTTCTTTTCTAATTTTTTCTTTTTAAGCAATTCAAGTATCAAAAGCTTTTCGTAATCAATCTTTTGTTTCTTTAAGCACTAAACCTAATCCTACTTTATTCTTTTCTTATTTAACAAGCATGTCAAAAGATCGCTTCCATACAATTTCAGGCGAAATGTACAAGGCAGAAGGAACGAATGTGCCTATGGAAATGTATTAGAAGTCCTTTTCTCTGAAGATTATGTGCTATAACTTCAAACAGATTGTCTGAGCGCAGCGAGTTATCTGTTTGAGGTTATGTCAAGCACAAAATCTTCAGAGAATTAGGACTTCTTATACATTGGAATTGAAGCATGAGTTCCTTCTGTCTTGTGCAGTTCGCCGTCCCCTTGTAAAAACCCTCACTTTTGACATTCAAATCATATATTATCTAATAACTCTAGTATTACCTTTATCCAAGAAATAACCATACTATTCCTTTACTTTCTTGTCAATCGGTTTTCCGTAATTAATTACAAAATTGAAAGAATAAAGAATATATAACCCGACACACAAAACTGCCCCGCTTCCATCAATCGGACAGAGGCAGGGCAGTTCGTCCATATTACTGTTTATCGGATACTACTTCCGTAATGGATTTTGCAAGACCTGCAATACCCTGAATCTCAGAAGGAATAATAATCTTAGTAGCCTTTCCGTCCGCTGCCTTTTGGAAAGCCTCAAGGCTCTTAATCTGAAGAACAGCCATGCTGGGATTCGCTTCATTTAAGAAACGGATACCGTCAGCATTTGCTTTCTGAACAGTAAGAATAGCTTCTGCTTGACCTTCTGCTTCTCTTATGGTTGCTTCCTTCTGCGCTTCTGCATGAAGAATTGCTGATGCCTTATCTGCTTCCGCTTCCAGAATAGTTGACTGTTTCTTACCCTCTGCCACAAGAATCTGTGAAGTCTTCTCACCTTCTGCACGAAGGATAGCCTCTCTTCGCTCTCGCTCTGCCTTCATCTGTTTCTCCATGGCATCCTGAATAGCTGCAGGAGGAATGATGTTTTTTAATTCTACACGATTTACCTTGATTCCCCAAGGGTCCGTCGCTACGTCCAAAGAAACTCTCATTTTTGTATTGATGATTTCTCTGGAAGTAAGAGTCTGATCCAGCTCCAGATCACCAATAATATTACGAAGTGTGGTTGCTGTCAGGTTCTCAATTGCAAGGATAGGACGCTCCACACCGTATGCAAACAGTTTCGGATCTGTAATCTGGAAGAATACTACCGTATCAATCTTCATGGTTACATTGTCCTTGGTGATAACGGGCTGAGGAGCAAAATCTACTACCTGCTCCTTTAAGAGAACTTTTTTTGCCACCTTATCAATGAAAGGCACCATAAAATGAATACCTACATTCCAGGTTGCCTGATATCCACCCAGACGCTCTACTACATAAGAATAAGCCTGAGGAACAATGCGTACACAGGACGCTACTACTAATAAAAATAGAACTACTATAATAATTAATGCATATGGCACTTTAAACACCCTCTCTTTCTACCTCTACGATTAGTTTCACACCGGAAACTTTTTTTACTATGACTTTCTTTCCTACCTGGATGATTGTATCATCGCTGGATCTTGCTGTCCATTCCAGTCCATTCAGCAGCACCACACCGGTACTGTTAAAATTGTCGATTAACTCAAGGACTTTACCGGAACTTCCCTCCAAGGCCTCATAGTTGGTCTTTTCACGCTTATTATTGAAATATTTCATTGCTATTGGTCTTGTAAAGTACAGTAAGACTAATGATACTGCAACGAATATACCAATCTCTAAGATCAGATTATCTGTGAACAGGGATAGCAGGAATGCGGCTAATGCACCTCCGGCAAACCATATGGATGTCAATCCCAGTGTTATGATTTCGATAATCAGAAGTACTGTCAGAGCAACGAGCCAATAAATTGAGTCCACGGAATATTACCCCCTTCCGTAAATTTGATACTTACATTCTACTTCATAAATGAAGAAATAACAATATCTGCATGACATCTTTTAGCTTTCTTAAAGAAATCTAATCAATCTTTAATCTTTCCTGTCTTTTCTGACGGTAGATCTCATACAGAAGGATGGAAGCAGCAACTCCGGCATTTAAAGACTCCACCTTTCCCTCCATGGGAATAATGATATTACTGGTTGAAAGTCCTGCTGCCTCTTCACTGAGCCCTCTGGCTTCATTTCCGATTAGGATAGCTGTCTTCGCCGGATAAGTAATCCTATCATATTCTAATGCTGCCTGCAAATGTGCAGCATATACGGAAATGCCTGCAGCTTTTATTACCCTTATGGTTTCCGGGAAATCCTCAGCATATACTAT from Anaerocolumna sp. AGMB13020 encodes the following:
- a CDS encoding NfeD family protein codes for the protein MDSIYWLVALTVLLIIEIITLGLTSIWFAGGALAAFLLSLFTDNLILEIGIFVAVSLVLLYFTRPIAMKYFNNKREKTNYEALEGSSGKVLELIDNFNSTGVVLLNGLEWTARSSDDTIIQVGKKVIVKKVSGVKLIVEVEREGV
- a CDS encoding SPFH domain-containing protein, with the protein product MPYALIIIVVLFLLVVASCVRIVPQAYSYVVERLGGYQATWNVGIHFMVPFIDKVAKKVLLKEQVVDFAPQPVITKDNVTMKIDTVVFFQITDPKLFAYGVERPILAIENLTATTLRNIIGDLELDQTLTSREIINTKMRVSLDVATDPWGIKVNRVELKNIIPPAAIQDAMEKQMKAERERREAILRAEGEKTSQILVAEGKKQSTILEAEADKASAILHAEAQKEATIREAEGQAEAILTVQKANADGIRFLNEANPSMAVLQIKSLEAFQKAADGKATKIIIPSEIQGIAGLAKSITEVVSDKQ
- a CDS encoding ThuA domain-containing protein, whose product is MSNKIRVTIWNEYRHEKMEGKIKEIYPEGIHKVLADCFTGENFEVRTATLDEEFHGLTDEVLESTDVLFWWGHMAHNEVSDEIVEKVQNRVLNGMGLVVLHSGHHSKIFRRLMGTSCNLKWRVADEKERLWVVEPGHPITEGIGEYIELPKEEMYGEQFEIPNPDELIFISWFEGGEVCRSGCCFNRGRGKIFYFRPGHEEYPTYYNKDIQRVLVNAAGYLAPVKRGDARPEHAENIPVPLESIQQKE